GAAGATCTCTTGGATTCTACCCAATTCGTTAGCGATCGCAGCTAAATATATACTTCAGCATAGTTTAAAAAACATTTCTAAAGCCTGTGGCGATCGCTGCGCGATCGCCACAGGCTTTATCAAAAAGCCAAAGACAAGTGGCGGTGCAAATCTCCGCCACTTGTCTTTGGCTTTTTGATTTGGATGTCTTTACGAATATCAAGTTTATCTGTCTAAAGACAGAAAATATAAGGAAAGATTGTGAATACCTCAATAATCTGTTACATTACTAAATATAAGTTAACTAATTACAAAGGTAGTTCGATTATGTCTGACGAAAGCCGTAACGTATGGAATTGGGGTTTTACTTCTGGTGCTGAAAACTGGAATGGACGCTTGGCAATGATCGGTTTTGTATCTGCATTAGCGATCGAACTAATCAGCGGTCAAGGTGTACTGCACTTCTGGGGCATTCTATAATTTTTTAAGATTTTGCCAATAAAAAATCCTCGACTAGTCGAGGATTTTTTATTGGCAAAATTAAGGCTGTATAAAGCTTTTAGTTTTATTCAGCTTCAGTAGCAGCAACGGCTACTGGCTCTTCCGCATCAGGAACAATCGCTTCAGCATCTTCAGCTTCCACAGCTTCTGGCTCAAGTTTGATCGTCATATAACGAATTACATCGTCTGCTAGACGCATAGATTTTTCTAGGCTCTCGATGGTTTTAGGAGTTGCTGTGTAATTTACTTGGATGTAAATTCCTTCGCGATGACCTTTAATGTCATAGGCTAATCTCCTTCTGCCACGATGTTGAATCGTAATGTCTTCGGATTCTTGTTGTACTAAGAAATCTTGATATTTGGCGATCGCGGCATCAGCTTCCTGATCGGGAAGATCGGGACGCAGAATATACATGGTTTCGTACAAACGCTTAACAGTCATCTAATTTTTTTCCTTACGGTCAGTATTTGGCTTCTATTGATTTAGTTCTAGAAGCAAGGATCTACTATTATAACGCTTCAAGCCAATAGATCAACACAAAATCCTAAAATGCTAGCAATTCTCATTATAGAAATCGATTTTTTGAAAGACCGCCGTTGGCGGTCTTTCAAAAAATCGATTTTTGTGTTTTCAGCGCAACAAATGATAGAAACACAAAAATCTTTTTCAATAATGAATGAGAATTTTTCTAAAATGTGATATTCCTTTCTCACCCAAAAGTTAGTGGTGCGGCGCTTCGCACTGCATCACTAACTTTTGAGCTTTAGAAACCATTTAAGAATTACTTTCTGCGGTCAAAATTTCTAAGAGATCCCCCTCAATCCCCCTTTTTAATCACTTATAGCTGTAGTCAGTCTTGTTAGGACATAAAATCCAAATAGTGTGAAGTGGAGCGAAGCGCCACTTCACACTATTTGGGTTTTGATTTGTGAAGACAATATATTTGCCCCTGAATTTTATATGTTAATCGTATAATTAAACAATAATATAGATCATTAAGCCCCGTATGCTCAATGGCAATTAGAGGCAGATAGAGTGAACCCCATGACAGTGAAAACTAATAAGATCGCTGATGTCTTGATTGTTGAAGATGAACTAGTTACTGCAAATGCACTCTCAGATGTTTTATCAGATTTGGGCTATAGAGTTTTGGCGATCGTGGATAGTAGTGATAGTGCCATCTCTTTTATTCATAATAATGTTCATCATATTCATCAGAAATTACCAGATGTTATTTTGATGGATATTAAATTGAGGGGTGGAGATAGTGGTATCACTGCAACTAATGAGATTCATAAAATAGCACCTATCCCCGTAATCTACTTAACTGCTTTTAGCGATCCTGAGACTTTAGAAAAAGCGATCGATACTTCTCCCTATGGATATCTCACTAAGCCACTGAGATACGGGGAAGTGAACGTAGCAATTATGCTAGCTTTAAAGAAGCACCAAGAAGAAAAAATATTGCAAGAAGCTTTGGACAAAGAAAAAGATCTGCATATTTTAAAATCTCGGTTACTTGCCATGGCATCCCATGAATTTTCCACTCCAATGTCGGTAATTAGATTATTGATTTGGAAACTACAAAACTTTGAAGAGCAATTAACTAAAGAAAGTAGAGCTAAAAATCTTGCTTCTATTCA
This genomic stretch from Pseudanabaena galeata CCNP1313 harbors:
- the rpsF gene encoding 30S ribosomal protein S6; the protein is MTVKRLYETMYILRPDLPDQEADAAIAKYQDFLVQQESEDITIQHRGRRRLAYDIKGHREGIYIQVNYTATPKTIESLEKSMRLADDVIRYMTIKLEPEAVEAEDAEAIVPDAEEPVAVAATEAE
- a CDS encoding chlorophyll A-B binding protein, with translation MSDESRNVWNWGFTSGAENWNGRLAMIGFVSALAIELISGQGVLHFWGIL
- a CDS encoding hybrid sensor histidine kinase/response regulator, with the translated sequence MTVKTNKIADVLIVEDELVTANALSDVLSDLGYRVLAIVDSSDSAISFIHNNVHHIHQKLPDVILMDIKLRGGDSGITATNEIHKIAPIPVIYLTAFSDPETLEKAIDTSPYGYLTKPLRYGEVNVAIMLALKKHQEEKILQEALDKEKDLHILKSRLLAMASHEFSTPMSVIRLLIWKLQNFEEQLTKESRAKNLASIQSAIKDINWLLEEVKFIACSESGKFPFSPENVDAITYCQQLVDSFQTEDSTRKCRIKFHSQGQCQKLKVDKKLLWHIFMNLISNAIKYSYEGGTIDVEVICESKQLFLSICDHGIGIPKEYLNNLFLPFLRAENVGNVKGLGMGLYIVKQAVEAHSGKIAVESEVNMGTKFTVVLPSADNL